The DNA window ggtgggcaggatggagtggagtgaagggggggaattggacaactgtaatagcataatcaataaatatatttaaaaaataaaaattaaattaaattaaacaaaacaaaaaacggTTCAGATATGCCGTAGGCTAGTGTTTAAACTCAAAAACCGTAGTGTTAGGAATCCGACTCACCACTGTGctgatcttctttttcccatCAGTAGCTCTTAACAGACACTTGTTGTCTGAGGGCTCAAAGCCCTCCACAGAACCTTTCCTCGGAATGGGTTTAGTTCGGCCATCATCTGCATGAAAAACACATATGGACGAACTCAGCCACAGACGTTGTTAATGGGTAGTTAAAATGCTAATAAttagggaagggaaaaaagaggacACCCAATCCACCTGCACTGCTCTAGTTCCGTTAAGCACCTCATCCACTACTGTCCACAGTTTCGCCAAAATTTGGGAAACTACTTGCTAATTCCATGACAGGAATACTGTAATATCAAAGCAAATTAAATCCCACTAATAGAGGTTTGAGATCCTTGACAATAAAGGAGAGCCATGACATACTGGGGCCCACTGTAAGCGTTAAATAGTTAAGTGCTACGGGCCGCACCCGCCACAGCCTCTAACATTCTTCGGTCCCTCAGCCATGACTGTGCCCAGTACAAGGTGGAGGAAAGTAAGGGAAGGCGAGGAGGCGCCACAGACTCAGCTCCTGGTTCCCAGACTCTGGGCACCCAGGCTGGGGCATCGCTCGGCCTCCCAGCTTCCTCCCGGCCTTGCCGTGTGGACAACTGCTTACACTTCTTCAGGGTGATGAACACACTGCCCGACAACCGGCACTTCTGGAAAAGCCTGGTCAACTCCGTCAGGAACTGCAACACAACAAACCCGGCTCCGTTAGGCAGCCGCAAATCCCCGCCGCGCCAAGTCCCAATCCACCCACCAAAGAAGACAAAGGCCCCGAGCTAAGCCGTAACCGCATCCGTTGACCGGCCGACTCTTACCGTACCTGCTCACTCTCCAGCAGAACCATCCCGACTCCGCCGGCCCCACCCCGTCAACAAAAGACTCGCGCAATCGAAGCCGGAAGTTCCggccaggctgggggcggggcttccGCTTTTAGACTTCAACTCTATTCCTCCAAACCCGCCTCCgctcctcccagctcctcctgcccTGCGCCTGCGCTCTGGGATGTCCCGTCCGGTCCCGGGGTTGGTCCGGTCTAAAAGGCTTTCAGTGTCTGGGATTTCACCCATCCGAAATCGCCGCTACCTaactttggctggtgtggctcacttggttgggcgtCCTCCCGCGAGGTAAAAGGGCGCCAGTTGGATTCCCTCTCAGGGCACGAGCCTGGGCTGTGGCCCGTACACGAGGCAACGGAAAATCTCTcggacagtacctggcacatagaaagtcCTGGCATTAGCTGTTAATATCTTTATCAAAGTTATTATAAATTCTCATAGCCTCTGaattctccctcttctctgaccAGTCAGAAGGGCCTCCTAGCAAGGACCGGAACCCGATCTCAGTGTTAACCTCTGGATTCAGTGACGAGACCAGTGTTCGAGGCCCTGCTATGCCAGTAGCCAACCTGATCCCTAGGTCATCTGTAAAGTCAAGCATTCAGTCGTGCAATGGGCTTTACTGAGAGCCCCTAGCCTGTGTTATAATACACAGCAGAATGCAAGGCAAGCTAAATTCCTGGTTTCCTGGATCCTGGATTAAAGGAgaagtaaaataaacaacaaaacaaagtaagaagTATAGCTTCAGATAATGAGTGCTGTGAAGACAAGTAAACAGGGTGATAAAAATGACAGTAACAAGGAAACTAGTTTAGGTTGGGTCAGAGAAGTCTCTCTGAGGAGAATTTCGATCTGAATGTGGACAGAAAGCAGACAGCAGGGAATGACTAGAACAAAGGTCCCCGTCaaggctgggggttggggtgggggtgggagtggagagggCATGAGCAAGGAGGAGTGAAGGAGTATGGACAGCTTGGAGAGGGAGTCACATAGGGCCTATGGCCATGGTAAGTTTGGATTCTTGTTAAGCTTTAAACCGGAgagtgacaatttttttttttaaagatctgccTGTCTGTGGCGTGCAGAATGCCCGTAGAGAGACAGGGCAGGAAACGGAGACCATTAGATGGTTGTATTAGCTTCCTTCACCACaaacagtggcttaaaacaacaggagcCCTGGCCGCGTGGCTCTctgttggaacatcatcccatccaccaaaaggttgcgggtttgatacCGTCAggtggggtgcatgtgggaggcagccgacccatgtttctctcacacatgcgtgtttctctctcctctcttcctcccccgcctctcccaccctccctcgctatctctctaaaatcaataaatacatccccgggaggattaaaaaacacataaatttattcttttacagaTCTGGAGGTCAGATTTCTAAAGTCAGTGTTTCTGTAGGGTTGTACCCCATCAGGAATCTCCGGAAAAGCGGTCTCCTTGCCCTTGTAGGAGTCACCTGTGATCCCTGACTCGTGGTACCTTCCTCACATCATTACAACCTCTTGGTTCCATTATCACGTCTACCCCTGACTgattctgcctccctcttataaggacctgATGGTTACATTGGGCCTACCTGGatatccagaataatctccctatctcaagattcttaatttaatcacattttcaaaatctCTTAAACATGTTAAGGTAGCATATTCACAAGTTTCAGGTATTAGGACATAGACATTTTGGGCAGGGGGTACCTACCACAGAAGTTACTGCAAAAGTGTGGGTGCTAGTACATGTGAAGTCAGATTTTGTTCAATGTTGTTTCATTATAAAGTTGATGATATACCCttggaacttaactcttgtttgtatAAATTAGCCTGTGCTAAAACTGTTTTCACTGTaggtcattttgcttaaagtcgcAGAATCTATAGACAATGTCAAGTGAAGACACTGTTCTTTGAAGGTAGAGTTAACAGGACTCACATCCAATTGGTTGTGAGCattaagaggaaaagagaaagcagggaTGTCTCGGAAGATTTTGATTGAAGCAACTGGGTGGATGGTGGTGCCCTTGGCTAAGGTAAGAAATatttagggccctggctggtgtagctcagtggattgagcacaggctgcgaacc is part of the Desmodus rotundus isolate HL8 chromosome 7, HLdesRot8A.1, whole genome shotgun sequence genome and encodes:
- the SRP14 gene encoding signal recognition particle 14 kDa protein codes for the protein MVLLESEQFLTELTRLFQKCRLSGSVFITLKKYDGRTKPIPRKGSVEGFEPSDNKCLLRATDGKKKISTVVSSKEVNKFQMAYSSLLRANMDGLKKRDKKSKSKKSKAAQ